A window of Phaseolus vulgaris cultivar G19833 chromosome 4, P. vulgaris v2.0, whole genome shotgun sequence genomic DNA:
CAATGCAGTATTAGGACTCTAATTGCAATCTGGGACCAATAGGTTTTACATTGATATAGCAGTATCTACCTAAATCGATGTTAGTTTCTTTAATTTCAATGATCAGTAACAGATCGTATGTTCATTTCATTGATTTCTTTCATTAACAGATCGCAGTTGATCCCGATGCACCTAGTCCAAGTGACCCTAATTTGAGAGAATACCTCCATTGGTGAGCAAAAAATACATGAATCTTCGTCTACAAGAACTGAACTATACATTTATGAATTTTGCTAGCTTAATGTTCCAATACTTTACTACCTTtgtctctctctctccaatGTATTTCAGGCTGGTGACTGATATTCCTGCAACAACGGGACCTAGTTTCGGTATGTATCATATTCGTCCATTTTATTAACCTAAAAGTGTCTGTGTTCTGGCTTAAACATATTCAAACccttattttttacttaaactTAATGAATTTTATGTATGTGTATATTCATAACAAAATTAATGTTTTCTTAAGTGTATTTGTGATTTATGATTTCTTTTTTAAGTTACTCGAGTAATAAGGAActgaaaatttcaaaatattaattatttttagaagaTATTGGATATTTCATGAACTCTGTATTCCTAAACTCGTTTCACctaattttggaataaaaatgTAGGTAATTAATATGATAAGAAGCCTACACTAATGAGAATAATTTTACAGGGTAGGCTGAATGGGAAATAAAATTTGGATATTCTATAAAGGGTCCATCAACTTTTATCTCACTCAAAAGTTTATCTTTTGTCGTTAAGAGTAGTACGTATAGTTTCCTTAATATCAGTGATGTCCAAGTTCATCAGAATATATGTGGTCCAAAGTAGTACATATGAACATTTTCTTACGTTTTAAATAcaataaacattatttttattcatatttttatttctttagttAGTATTTATACCTATTGTTTCAGGTTTAGGGtatctttatttaattatattagaaTGAAAAAGACTGATTAATGGAAAGATATTAATGATTTGGATAAGAATTAAATCTTcagtattataattatataaataattttaattggttTCATCGTATATATGGTTTGCCTTTGAATTGAATTTGATCTAAAGGAGTGTTGAATTCATTTTGGTCTAACATATTATGAAAcactaatataattttgaaatgtttCATACGCCAGGTATAAATTCATAGAGCTtcagataatatatatatagtgaAAGTGAAAAAGTGATTGGATATTATTGAACACATACTATGACATGCATATGCATATCTTAACATCAACAACCATCCTTAAATATTCTTTGCTCATAAAGAAAAACATCCTTAAATATTATGTTATGTCAAATAGGTAGTtgcatatatataattaagataAATTCAAATTAGGAGGATactaaaagtgaaaaaaaaaaatgatagagATATCTACATTTAAGTCATTTTTACAACttaaaagtattaaataaaaacatgtttttgGCTGGTATGATTCAGAATATACAGTTGTTGGAGAATCCAAATTAGCCAATTACACTACGAAACCTAAAAGCATTGAACCATATAGCATCGAATTCTTAAAGTGCATAATCATGTCAGAAAAGATAGAAGATTATTCTATTCAAGATATAACACAAAGCAAGTGTTCTTTCTGAAGGAGAATATTCATATTGAATAGATTACCTTTTGTTGGCCATCTATGCAGATCACTTGACAAGATAACAGTAAAACCTTCATAGCAGGGGTCTATAGATCAGAACAGAACATCATTCAAAAAAAAGCTTCATAGCCTGTTGATGCAACTGGTTTAACAAAAATTGATAAGTGAAGTGGTAGAAGAAGAATCAGATATGCTTAAATTCCACTCCAAACATCTTGACTAAAACTGAGTTAGAGTCAAATAGGGTTACTGTGAGTGACTAAACTCACCTTAGTTTTATTCCTAGTATTCATAATTCAAACCCAAGACTTGTGATTAAGTTAGAACAACTTTACACAAGTTGATTCATGTGTTTGATGATTCCTCAGTAACACATATAATTCAGTAAACTAAACAGCTTTACCACCACACCCTCATCAACCTTCTACCAGGATCTGCAATCTTCAAATCCTTCTCATGAAATCAGAAACTTTGAATCTACCAAATTTAGTGAACCCGACCTTGctggaaaaaaagaaaaatataattctcCTTCTATCACCAATCAGCTGTTCAAAACCAGAGCTTACCAGTAAGAGTGGTGAATGTTTCTTCCCTTCGCTCTCACGCGTTTTATCTTTCTTATAATATCTCATCCATCTGAAAACGACACGTAATTTAAATCAACACTCTCTTCATtggttatatttattattattggaaGATAGGGAAAGGGACACAACATTAgcgtttaaaaaaaaaacgcaGACGAATTTTTATCCACCCGTAGGTTATTTAGGTCTTTCACAGGAGCTAGTAGGACCTTACATATATCACTTATTAATATCTAAGCTgaaatatattgttttatttttttataaaaaaaactaaaatatgaaaaatgctACTTCATATTACAATAAGTTTATAACTatgatttaattaatataattataaaattaaatatatttattttttaattatatttaatgtatGATATCATGAGTcttataagaaaattgtatagaagaagatgataaaaaaataaataaatttttattattttattttcatacatCATTTTgtatataagaaatatatattagGATAAGATACTTTCTCTatcaaaatttcaataaaaaattaagtaatatCAACTAATcataagattttattattattaaattaattatatataatttaataattattattttcttaataatttttaaaacatatgaTTATAACGAGATGATATTTGCACAGGTCACGAGGTTGTAACGTACGAGAGTCCACGACCTATGATGGGGATTCATCGTATCGTGTTTGTGTTGTTCCGCCAACTGGGCAGGGAGACGGTGTATGCACCAGGATGGCGCCAGAATTTCAACACtaaagaatttgctgaactttatAACCTCGGATTGCCCGTTGCGGCTGTCTATTTCAACATTCAGAGGGAATCTGGCTCTGGTGGAAGGAGGTTATattaagcaaaaaaaaaaaaaaaaaaacttcatattatagaaaaaaataaaatactaactACACTACCTTGGGTTTTGGAATCACCATGCGTGCCTTTTCAACTTAAACTCATCATATACCAAATAAATCGCTAGGCTAGTTGGGTAGCATCAGAAACCTATATCTATAATAAATGGAACCAAATATGCTTCTTggttcatttattttttttatgtatgctCTATTTAAAAACttgtatatatgtataaagTGTGTTAGAAATATTTATGCTTTATTTCTTCTCATAAAACACATCAAAATATATCTGAACTAAATATAAAAGTATATGGGGTATACATCagtttaaatactaaaaattcaaatcaaatcaatttaGTTTTTGTAATTCGGTTGGAATcggttttattttataattttttattcttatatatgtttagtcttatatttttttatatgacagtataatattatattataataacttttatttttataattatttttttcttcaatattgTTTATAGAATTAAAcgctaaaaatattaaaaaaattattaacaaaggaactaaaataaaatataaaattacaaggggttttacatttttatataagaaagaaaaatataaaacaaaagtaattatttattttttaattatgttggatatatatattgtaatatACATACTAGATTTGAATCTcatgtaatataataatatttgaataGTTGATTTAAGTTGAGTTCTCTTTGGCTCGGTTTTGAAACGTAAAATTGCTAACTAAACCCAAATTGCTCgattttgaaaacaaattttttttattcaaaaaaattaatatcaatcaattatcatttttttattcattttcagttttttatcaatttatttgaaaataatcataatttttAATCTGTGTTAAAGGAGAAATAAGCTCTAGAAATTATGTTAAAGATATATATTCAAGTAAAAAGATCTTGATAATTtggataataatatatattgtgaaaaacacGATATATATTTAAGAGAAGTTGGTTGATGAAAGAAAAGGTTAAAAATTCAaactcaataaattaaaaaagaaaacttatAATCTTTCCAAAAATAGATGATAGGATTCTCAAATTCAAATAGtcaatgaaaaaattaatatgaGTTGTGTTTTTATCGAGGATGAGTTATCCTTCTTTCGAGATGTATCTATCTATTGTAAGAATCCTCGAGTTGTTCCACCGAATGATAAGAATCTTCAAGTTGTTCCACTGTGCGCGTGATGATGCACTTGCAGAAGATTCTTCGACGTTCAAGTTAGTAAGAAtgcaaataataattttgtatgagtAAATGAATAATGAGATAAGATCTATTTGAGATATTTATACACCTATGAACTTAAATAGATACACCCAATAAAGTGTAATTGTAATAGTTTTGGTCACATTCTTTCTTATATGTGCCATATTGTTAGGTGTGAGTAACGTAACTGCCTAACTACAAAACGAACTGTCGTAACAGTTTTAACAATTTTCCTCAatacataatatattataaatatctattatttaagtattattaagttgtatttattattaagttGTATTTAAGTAATATGTAATAGGAATACATATATTCTAAAAAGAACATTTTCTCGGTGTAAAAATTCACCATTATAagcaagtttatgtaaataccCTACCTCAATAACTATTCAAGAAATTGAATGCATTTTGTTTATCCTCAGTAGCCTTCTTCTATCTTTATTTAAGGTTTTCTAACAGCCTTCAAATGACTGCATTCCAATTTTTCTTTGTGTTATATTCTTTGCTTAATTTCAGTTTTTCTTCTACATATCtaaattcaattaaatatatgataaaaaaatatatttatttttttaagtattgaTTTCTTGTAATTAAATAGATTGTGTTTAGTTCGCtgtcttaaaatttaattatgtagTTTGTGTTATTGTTAATGTAGTAATAATTTGTTTCAACTaagaaatcttattattttgaAGTTTGTTGGTTAAATAATTGTCATTACATCTAAGTCACAAATGAAAGTTCATAGCAGTTAGCCATTTTTAAAGGATTCATAATTTGATTTCTGTTcttaagtaaaattattttttattaggaaatattgtaatttatttttcacttaaaaTTATATTGTCTATTGGTGATTGTATTCCTACTCTAGCTTTAGCACACTGCTTGTGTGCATgagttttgaaaaattaattggACTAAGTTCTATTATATGATCCAATAGTATTACCAAAAAATTATAAGATTccaatgtatattttttttatggttatATTTTCCTTGTGGGAAAAGAAAATATTCTCCTGGAATCACATACTAtaagaacaacacaaaaattTAGAATGTGAAAAGAGCTAATAAGTTGTAGAGTTTTTATGCACTAATCATTCGACACGTAGCTTTTAACGTATGCAAAGTGGGTGCAGAAAATGATCCCAAAATGATAAGGAACGCTTTCACAAGTGGCCAAATGAAATGAGTGAATCGAATATAACCTCGAATTCATCGAATGCAAGAGATGCAAAATGAAAGTACGTGGGATTCCTCGAGACATTGACTGGAATATATTCACCTTGTCCGATCTGTTTCAGTATCAACTTACAAACATTGATTTCATTTTCAGGTTCTGGCAAATTCCTCCAGTTTCGTCGTTTAATCACGAGGAAAATAAAATACACTTCAgccaaaaatataattgatctcattaaaaaaaattattttttatttttattagaataatattatattaattatttattttattataataaataaaaaatattgtttttatggAGAATGGATAAGAAGAATTCTAAGATAGGATAGAAGACTTATTTTGGAGGGATGATGTAGTGTTGAACGATCACTAGAAGATAAGGGATGTCCACTTGTATAAAAGAGTATAAAGAGTTAAGTTAGTACTTCCAAAAGGTCATCTTGTATTTATAGGTCTTTGTTCTATAGATTGTTGATGAAGCATTAAAATTGTTATTACGAGATCATAATGTAGCTGTTTAACTGCTCaattattattgaattaaatGTATTATAACGAACAAGAAATATATCTTTCTTTAATTGTAGGCAGGTATATAACAAACTCAAAATTCGAGAAGAGATACAGGTAGATCAAATTTGAAGGATAAATGAGTTTTCAATTATAACCTGTGTATAAGTTGATGTTTGTACGACTATAAATATGCCGAAAAAAGAAAGTGATTTCATTTACTTGTTTTTTAAATGAGCAATGGTAACATTGAATGAGAGATTCATACAGGTAATGAcgagtttaatttatttaagtaaTTTATAATCATGACGATATGTCATCATTGTGGCATTTAATGTcttgttttttcaattttttccaATCACGTCGTGTTTTCAAGCCATGTGTGCCTTGGGTTTTTGCGTTTTGAAGTGAAACTATTTTTGCACTCATAGAATTTACCCATTATGATAGTTACATATTTCAGGAAAATCAATCAGTTCTTTaagaaaacaattgattgtaTCATAATCAATGAAAACTTATTAAACTGGTTTTGAttcaattaattttgttaatcaGTAATTAGTACAGATTGCAACAAAATAAACTAATATTCAATGTAATAACCAGAAATAATTATCACATTTATTTCAGTTTTTACAGGTAATTAGTTCAAGTTTGCaaagaacaaaaacaatagattatttttgtaaaataacaAATTGATTATACCAGGACAAATTTCTATGCAGATTTATAACGCAGAGATTAAGGAACATAGAAAAAGACACCAagaattttatattggttcactcataaTCGAGCTATATTCAATCCCACCTCACACCAAGGTGAATTTCACTAAACCAAAAACAATTTCTTTACAAAAGAATTACAACTTGTTATTGCAACACTACCAGAACCAAAAACACCACACTACAACCCCTTGTTGCAGTAGAAAGATACGTCAAGAAACTGCTACCAACAATTACagaaatacaaaacaaaatagaaGAAAACGAATTAACTAGGTCATGAAAAAAAGAATCAATTGacaattattttaatcaattaatttttcattaagaATCGTTGCTTAAGCTAATTATGCTTAATTCAGTTCTAAGATAATTCATCTTATCTCGTGCAAATGGTTTAGTGAACAAATCAActaatttgtttttatgttccaatgaattttatttcacaaTTGTCATTTGAAATATGTCCACGAAGAAAATAGTGTCTAATCTCAATATACTTTGTGCATGAATGCATGATAGAATTTTTAGTCAAGTTTATAACACTAGTATTACCATAGAATAAAGGAATTTTATTCAAGATTATCCTAAAATCACTTAGATGTTGCTTCAACCATAAGGTCTATGCACAACAATTCCCTGCAACTATGTACTCAACTTTTGTTGTTGTCAAAGTCATACATGTATGCTTCTTACAATGCCATGAGATTAAACTTGATCTAAGTAGATGACAAGTTCCATTTGTAATTTTCCTATCTACCATACAACTTGCAAAATCTGAGTCGGAACAACCAATCAAATTTAAAGAAACATTGCAAGGATACCACAAACCAACTGCTTTAGTTCCCTGCAGATACTTCAAAATTCTCTTGGCAGCATTGAAATGTGACCCCTTTGGAGCTGATTGAAATCGTGCACACATgtacacaacaaacataatgtctGGTCTACTTGTAGTTAGGTATAAGAGTGGGCAAATCAACCCTCTATACTTGGTTTGATTAACTAACTTTCCAACAAAATCCTGATCTAGGTGACAACTTGTTGACATTGGAGTGCTCACTGATTtgcatttttttcatttcaagtTTTTTCAGCAAATCCTTACACTACTTGGTTTGATAGCTAAAATTTTCATCCTTTAATTGTTTCACTTTAAGTCCTAGGAAATAGTTGAGGTCTCctatcatagacatttcaaaatcacttttcatGGCATTCACAAATGCTTCACACAAAGCTCCATTAATTGAATTGAAGatgatgtcatctacatagacttgtaCTAGAATAATgtcatcctttttttttttcttaatgaaGAGAGTCTTATCTGTCATGCCTCTTTCATACCCTTGAGATAGAAAAAAATTGCTTAGCCTTtaataccattgcctaggtgcttgccTCAGTCCAGACAAGGCTTTTTTGAACTTGTAGACGTGATTTGGAAAAATGTGGTCTTCAAACCCAGGTGGTTGTGATACAAATACATCTTCATTGATATAGACATTCAGAAAAACAAacttcacatccatttggaataaTTTTAAATCACTCATGCATGCAAAAGTTAACAAAAGTTTGATAGCTTCCAACTTGCTATAAGAGCATAGGTTTCATGATAGTCAA
This region includes:
- the LOC137837301 gene encoding protein VERNALIZATION 3-like is translated as MAGGSRDPLVVGRVIGDVLEPFECSIPMRVTYSNRDVSNGCEFKPSQVVNQPRINIGGDDLRNFYTLIAVDPDAPSPSDPNLREYLHWLVTDIPATTGPSFGHEVVTYESPRPMMGIHRIVFVLFRQLGRETVYAPGWRQNFNTKEFAELYNLGLPVAAVYFNIQRESGSGGRRLY